In Pseudomonadota bacterium, a single window of DNA contains:
- a CDS encoding histone deacetylase produces the protein MSVGIVRDEIYLEHITDDYHPENPGRLKSIYSMLNNMDNQGIVYIPPRMATHEEIALIHEHSYIDSIAATSGKVQRRLDPDTVTSPMSYEASRMAVGGTLNLADALMDAEVESGFALVRPPGHHAEHNRAMGFCIFNNIAVAARYLEKRHGLKRVIIVDFDLHHGNGTQHSFYKDPGVLYFSTHQYPYYPGTGHFDEVGDGDGKGYTVNVPLSQGMDDADYIYVFNNVLIPITDLYKPEAVLVSAGFDTHYNDPLGGMGVTEAGYAAMTRILLDIAKKHSNGKTLFALEGGYDVTGLTNSVKAVIMEMRGTPMYSKDTHGNPSDGVVQAVHKVKKALSPYWGEF, from the coding sequence ATGAGCGTTGGTATCGTAAGAGATGAAATATATTTAGAGCACATTACGGATGATTACCATCCGGAAAACCCCGGACGTTTGAAATCTATATATTCTATGCTTAACAATATGGACAATCAGGGGATAGTGTATATACCCCCGAGAATGGCCACCCATGAAGAGATTGCTCTTATTCACGAGCATTCCTACATTGATTCTATTGCAGCAACATCGGGGAAGGTACAGAGGAGGCTTGATCCGGATACCGTCACGTCCCCGATGTCATATGAAGCTTCACGTATGGCTGTAGGAGGGACGCTGAATCTTGCGGATGCATTGATGGATGCTGAGGTTGAAAGCGGATTTGCCCTCGTGAGACCGCCGGGTCATCATGCCGAACACAACCGGGCAATGGGATTCTGCATATTTAACAATATTGCGGTTGCTGCACGATACCTTGAGAAAAGACATGGTCTTAAGAGGGTGATCATAGTGGATTTCGATCTCCACCACGGCAACGGAACGCAGCACAGTTTTTATAAAGACCCCGGTGTACTCTATTTTTCCACCCACCAGTACCCCTACTACCCGGGAACCGGGCATTTTGATGAGGTTGGAGACGGCGACGGGAAAGGATATACGGTGAACGTTCCCCTCTCACAGGGGATGGATGATGCCGATTATATATATGTGTTCAACAATGTGCTTATCCCGATAACAGACCTTTATAAACCGGAGGCGGTGCTTGTATCGGCAGGTTTCGATACCCACTACAATGACCCGCTCGGCGGTATGGGTGTAACAGAAGCCGGTTATGCTGCAATGACCCGCATACTTCTCGATATTGCCAAAAAACATTCAAATGGCAAAACGCTTTTTGCCCTTGAGGGTGGATACGATGTGACCGGGCTTACCAATTCCGTAAAGGCGGTAATCATGGAAATGAGGGGCACACCTATGTACAGCAAGGATACGCATGGCAACCCCTCCGATGGCGTTGTTCAGGCTGTACATAAAGTTAAAAAGGCGTTAAGCCCTTACTGGGGAGAGTTTTAG
- a CDS encoding AAA domain-containing protein yields the protein MNQISQETAEILYGKVTEIDEQKGLAAKEKIPKLRSVLDSLFKELTKDEKQFFSDLFSRTIYIFDKYKIDREIIEKIHALRRLANKVIHEVDWLPEENDYLASLNLIAEVINYFSKIPIPETFQGIITGSPDLGIKTSVIQEDELIPFVTAIILSVAKNQQNDREYVYLNCTSEEMGLFTLVLMDYYAPSGQTIVKYTELADLVWKYSKVNLFTIEKIKGKDKFYSTTDKSFIVLEPDYLLDASKIAECFQVNGENPLLYLLNKFKKGEPSEAMLLGNIVNRILDDVIVRPKTKFEHSFEMAIRDSMLPFLSVSCSNSSFDFDNMKQKAKMQMATICECAKEYANHSIHIEPTFISPMYGLQGRLDILTEGKDDDNRKNIIELKSGAVPDNSVWINHAIQAECYNMLIESAFPGRKGMTSILYSKANSDGFPLRYLNESLWNKQKALRIRNRIVANEYKLANNNYDAIFKIKPQTFGVVPRFDISTVNQFDDILNGNSTTDLERKYFLTFISFIAREQRAAKIGSNIDDGDEGFAGLWKSTLEEKRANYTILDELEIESISDNFELTLKRKGTLFTNPISNFREGDIGILYPTISEDSLNPLRTKILKCVINGIDNSDIKITLRNKQVDKAYFNKFSRWAIEHDLLENNFDAMYKSLYRFLCANSQEKELLLGLKKPAFSIAHIRLSDPMTPDMRSLLERALSASDYFLVQGPPGTGKTSIFLIGLVKNLINATDENIIILAFTNRAINEICYYLKTAGLSFLKIGKKEAREENNWSTLLKEKTLQEIYKTIEGTRIFVSTQASFASNLEILKLKSFSTAIIDEASQLLEPHLIGILPEFKRFVLIGDDKQLPAIVIQKDAEVKDNDLTEIGITNLKDSLFSRLYKNCENKGWNEAVGMLTNQGRMHEDIAEFVNNEYYGGKLKSISPHQKVKEHRFAVDSFNIYEKVISSARVVFIPTKRESKSKRNDHEAMLVGALVKTIKDVYQDDFNEGTVGVITPYRAQIANIILNGGIPPDLQKQITIDTVERYQGSQRDIIIISFAVNYAHQLDLLESLTSDGKVDRKLNVALTRAKNHLIILGCPAILTKKPIYGKLIDFIKLKGGYIQLGVV from the coding sequence ATGAATCAGATATCTCAAGAGACTGCCGAAATTCTATATGGCAAGGTTACCGAAATCGATGAGCAGAAAGGTTTAGCCGCAAAAGAAAAAATCCCTAAGCTGCGTTCCGTTCTGGATAGTCTTTTTAAGGAATTGACTAAAGATGAAAAACAGTTTTTCTCTGATCTTTTTTCAAGGACAATATATATTTTTGATAAGTATAAAATCGATAGAGAAATCATTGAAAAGATACATGCCTTAAGAAGACTTGCCAACAAAGTTATACACGAAGTGGATTGGCTGCCAGAGGAAAACGATTACTTGGCAAGCTTAAATCTTATTGCTGAAGTAATAAATTATTTCTCAAAGATTCCCATACCAGAAACTTTCCAGGGAATCATTACAGGTAGCCCTGATTTAGGAATTAAAACATCAGTGATCCAAGAAGATGAACTAATACCATTTGTCACGGCAATCATATTGAGTGTTGCAAAAAACCAGCAAAACGACAGAGAATATGTCTATTTAAATTGTACTTCAGAAGAAATGGGTCTTTTTACGCTTGTTTTGATGGACTATTACGCTCCATCCGGTCAAACGATCGTTAAATATACTGAACTTGCCGATTTGGTGTGGAAATATTCAAAAGTAAACTTGTTTACAATAGAAAAGATTAAAGGCAAAGATAAATTCTATTCTACAACAGACAAATCCTTCATTGTTTTGGAACCAGATTACCTGCTTGATGCATCTAAGATTGCTGAGTGCTTTCAGGTTAATGGTGAAAACCCTCTTCTATATCTTCTGAATAAATTTAAAAAAGGCGAGCCATCAGAAGCAATGCTTTTGGGTAATATTGTCAACAGGATACTCGATGATGTAATTGTCAGGCCAAAAACAAAGTTTGAACATAGTTTTGAAATGGCAATCAGAGATAGCATGCTACCGTTTTTATCTGTGTCATGCTCAAACAGCAGTTTTGATTTTGATAACATGAAACAAAAAGCAAAAATGCAAATGGCCACCATCTGTGAATGTGCAAAAGAATATGCAAACCATTCAATCCATATTGAACCAACCTTTATCTCACCGATGTATGGTTTGCAGGGCAGGCTAGACATACTTACGGAAGGGAAAGACGATGATAACCGTAAAAACATCATAGAGCTTAAGAGCGGGGCTGTACCAGATAATTCGGTATGGATAAATCATGCTATTCAAGCAGAATGCTATAACATGCTTATTGAGTCGGCATTTCCAGGGAGAAAAGGCATGACCTCTATTCTTTATTCTAAAGCGAATTCAGATGGATTCCCTCTGCGATATCTTAACGAATCTCTTTGGAACAAGCAAAAAGCTTTAAGGATAAGGAATCGTATCGTTGCAAATGAGTATAAATTGGCAAACAACAATTACGATGCTATTTTCAAGATTAAACCACAAACCTTTGGTGTAGTGCCCAGATTTGATATTTCTACCGTTAATCAGTTTGATGATATTCTTAACGGTAATAGTACGACTGATCTTGAAAGGAAGTATTTTCTCACCTTTATTTCATTCATTGCAAGAGAACAACGTGCCGCAAAAATTGGGAGCAACATCGATGATGGCGATGAAGGTTTTGCAGGACTATGGAAAAGCACATTAGAAGAAAAAAGAGCAAATTACACGATTCTGGATGAGCTCGAAATCGAATCAATTTCCGATAATTTTGAGCTTACCCTAAAACGAAAAGGAACACTCTTTACAAATCCTATCTCAAATTTTAGAGAAGGAGATATCGGGATACTTTATCCTACCATCAGTGAAGATAGCTTAAACCCTCTAAGAACCAAGATTCTTAAATGCGTTATCAATGGGATCGACAACTCAGATATTAAGATTACACTCCGCAACAAGCAGGTAGATAAAGCTTATTTCAATAAATTTAGCCGCTGGGCAATAGAACACGATTTATTGGAAAACAATTTCGACGCCATGTATAAGTCTTTATATCGCTTTTTATGTGCAAATTCACAAGAAAAAGAATTATTGCTTGGCTTAAAAAAGCCAGCTTTCAGCATAGCTCATATTCGTTTATCAGACCCTATGACGCCAGACATGAGAAGCTTGCTTGAACGTGCCTTGAGCGCCAGTGATTATTTTCTTGTCCAGGGACCACCTGGTACCGGGAAGACCTCGATTTTCCTTATTGGACTGGTGAAAAATCTCATTAATGCCACAGATGAAAATATTATAATTCTTGCGTTTACCAATAGAGCAATAAATGAGATTTGTTATTATTTAAAAACTGCAGGGTTATCCTTTCTCAAAATTGGGAAGAAGGAAGCCAGGGAAGAAAATAATTGGTCAACGTTGCTCAAAGAAAAAACATTGCAAGAAATTTACAAAACGATAGAAGGTACGAGAATTTTTGTTTCGACACAGGCTTCATTTGCGAGTAATCTTGAAATTTTAAAGCTGAAGAGCTTTTCAACCGCAATAATCGACGAAGCATCCCAACTGCTCGAACCCCACTTGATAGGAATCTTACCGGAGTTTAAACGATTTGTTTTAATCGGGGATGACAAGCAACTCCCGGCTATAGTTATTCAAAAAGATGCTGAAGTTAAAGATAACGATTTAACTGAAATCGGTATTACCAACCTTAAAGATTCACTGTTTTCAAGATTGTATAAAAATTGTGAAAACAAGGGGTGGAACGAGGCTGTTGGCATGCTCACCAATCAAGGAAGAATGCACGAAGACATCGCCGAGTTTGTAAATAATGAATATTATGGAGGTAAGCTTAAAAGTATCTCTCCACACCAAAAGGTGAAAGAGCACAGATTCGCAGTAGATTCGTTCAATATATATGAGAAAGTAATATCGAGTGCAAGGGTGGTTTTTATTCCCACAAAGAGGGAAAGCAAATCCAAACGGAATGATCATGAAGCTATGCTTGTAGGCGCATTAGTAAAGACAATTAAAGACGTATACCAAGATGACTTCAATGAAGGAACCGTTGGGGTAATTACGCCTTATAGGGCACAAATAGCGAATATTATTCTCAATGGAGGGATTCCGCCTGATTTACAAAAACAAATAACTATCGATACGGTAGAGCGCTATCAGGGAAGCCAAAGGGACATAATCATAATATCCTTTGCGGTGAACTATGCCCATCAACTGGACTTGCTGGAATCTTTAACAAGCGACGGTAAGGTCGATAGGAAGTTAAACGTAGCCCTGACGCGGGCAAAAAACCACCTCATTATTCTGGGTTGCCCTGCGATATTGACAAAAAAGCCTATTTACGGAAAACTCATTGATTTTATTAAGCTAAAAGGTGGATATATCCAATTAGGAGTGGTATAA
- the recJ gene encoding single-stranded-DNA-specific exonuclease RecJ — MINSVQHSVFSIQGNNSKEEIEIARSIQEGLGVPALFARILVSRGMESPEEAEAFLYPKLDNLSDPFLLPDIEKGVSRTIKAIEKMEHICIYGDYDADGITSAALMTNFFRHLGLSAEVYLPMRKEGYGLNIEAVKRIEARGTKLLICVDCGSSNVDEIKAANELGMDVIVIDHHEVPAIVPAAYALINPKRKDSRFPTRELAACGVTFFFLWALRRVMHNDGLLKDKINLKRELDIVALGTVGDMAPLIKDNRILVKFGMDAMKKRPRLWLKSFLRKGLIPRKGIDEYALNFIIIPRINATGRVSDPKKSLDFLICEDEGKSESLLLNIIQANQDRQEEGKKTLEDALNIVNRNNHADKCSIVLYKENWPIGTIGIVAQKLAESFQKPSIIITKVNGQWKGSGRSANNINLHEAISSVAHLLLKFGGHKNACGISIIEDNIEPFKNEFETCVGQCLEKTKRELHFDVYAEFEEITENFVRQLDKLSPFGVGNPRPLISLSPISVSKNNKDNKYKRIVKILDKNGRGWDGVVFEKNIVIPDRVLSIIASPFIKKQGELEFIDLNIKEFISESL; from the coding sequence GTGATCAATAGCGTTCAGCATTCAGTGTTCAGCATTCAGGGAAATAATAGCAAGGAAGAAATAGAAATTGCGCGTTCTATTCAAGAGGGCCTTGGTGTTCCTGCCCTCTTCGCACGCATTCTTGTTTCCAGGGGGATGGAAAGCCCTGAAGAAGCGGAGGCATTTCTCTACCCGAAACTCGATAACCTTTCTGATCCCTTTTTACTCCCGGACATTGAGAAAGGGGTAAGCAGAACAATCAAGGCTATTGAGAAAATGGAACATATCTGCATCTACGGTGATTATGATGCCGATGGAATAACATCAGCGGCACTGATGACTAATTTTTTCAGGCACCTCGGGCTATCAGCGGAGGTCTATCTTCCTATGAGAAAAGAGGGGTATGGGCTGAATATTGAGGCAGTAAAAAGGATTGAGGCCCGAGGCACAAAACTGCTTATATGTGTTGATTGCGGATCATCAAATGTTGATGAAATCAAGGCCGCGAATGAACTTGGCATGGATGTAATCGTCATTGATCACCATGAAGTTCCGGCAATAGTCCCTGCGGCATACGCCCTTATAAATCCTAAGAGGAAGGATTCCCGCTTCCCCACAAGGGAGCTTGCGGCCTGCGGTGTGACGTTCTTTTTCCTGTGGGCATTAAGAAGGGTCATGCATAATGATGGTTTGCTGAAAGACAAAATAAACCTGAAGCGCGAGCTGGATATTGTTGCCCTGGGGACTGTAGGAGATATGGCGCCGCTTATAAAAGACAATAGAATCCTCGTGAAATTCGGCATGGATGCTATGAAAAAAAGGCCGAGGCTATGGCTTAAATCCTTTTTGAGAAAAGGTCTTATACCCCGCAAAGGTATCGACGAGTATGCCTTGAATTTTATTATTATCCCCAGAATAAATGCCACAGGCAGGGTATCCGACCCGAAAAAATCTTTAGATTTTCTTATCTGCGAAGACGAAGGTAAATCTGAATCCCTGCTTTTAAACATTATACAAGCTAATCAAGATAGGCAAGAAGAGGGTAAGAAAACGCTCGAAGATGCGTTAAATATTGTAAATAGAAATAACCATGCGGACAAATGTTCAATTGTCTTGTATAAGGAGAATTGGCCCATTGGCACAATCGGTATAGTTGCACAGAAACTTGCTGAAAGTTTTCAGAAACCTTCAATAATCATAACTAAAGTAAATGGTCAGTGGAAGGGTTCCGGGAGAAGTGCTAATAATATTAACCTTCATGAAGCTATTTCTTCAGTAGCGCACCTGCTTTTAAAATTTGGAGGCCATAAGAATGCCTGTGGTATTTCAATAATAGAAGACAATATTGAGCCTTTCAAAAATGAGTTTGAAACATGTGTGGGACAGTGTTTAGAGAAGACAAAAAGAGAGCTACACTTTGATGTCTATGCGGAATTCGAAGAAATAACGGAAAATTTTGTGCGGCAGCTTGATAAATTATCGCCATTTGGTGTTGGAAATCCCAGGCCCCTTATCTCTTTGTCCCCTATTAGCGTATCTAAAAACAATAAAGACAATAAATACAAAAGGATTGTCAAAATCCTGGATAAAAATGGCAGGGGTTGGGATGGAGTTGTCTTTGAAAAAAACATAGTTATTCCCGATAGGGTTTTGAGCATAATCGCATCACCCTTTATTAAAAAGCAGGGTGAGCTTGAATTTATAGACCTCAACATCAAAGAGTTCATTTCTGAATCATTATGA
- a CDS encoding dihydroorotate dehydrogenase, with the protein MGNLTVEFFEKTLRNPVMNASGTLGYGKEIEPLWGIETLGTYVTKGLSAKPHHGNPTPRVWEERNGMINSIGLQNIGVERFFDEYFPYFKKRKTPVIVNFFGFTEEEYLACAAKVKPDPFIVALEINLSCPNIKKGGISFGKEPGAVFEIVKHVKSVTKLPLIAKLTPEVRNIAEIAQAAHEGGADGLTLINTMPAAVVDVKSRNIPIKGGLSGPILKPIALRAVYECSKAVPIPIIGAGGIMNTEDAISFFMAGARAIQIGTATFVDPYAIPKIIRGIDEYLDAHGCSGIGDIVGIARDQ; encoded by the coding sequence ATGGGAAATCTTACTGTAGAATTTTTTGAAAAGACCCTGAGAAACCCTGTCATGAATGCGTCGGGTACGCTGGGGTATGGTAAGGAAATTGAGCCGCTCTGGGGCATTGAAACGCTCGGGACCTATGTTACAAAAGGGTTATCTGCAAAACCGCATCACGGCAACCCCACACCGCGTGTGTGGGAAGAGAGAAACGGGATGATTAACAGCATTGGTTTGCAGAATATCGGCGTGGAGCGTTTCTTTGATGAATATTTCCCCTATTTTAAAAAAAGAAAGACACCTGTTATCGTAAACTTTTTTGGTTTTACCGAAGAAGAATACCTTGCATGTGCTGCAAAGGTCAAGCCTGACCCTTTTATTGTCGCCCTTGAGATAAACCTTTCATGTCCGAACATTAAAAAGGGTGGAATCAGCTTTGGAAAAGAACCCGGCGCAGTATTTGAAATAGTAAAACATGTAAAAAGTGTTACAAAGCTACCGCTTATTGCGAAACTGACACCGGAGGTCAGGAACATCGCGGAGATTGCACAGGCCGCCCATGAAGGGGGCGCTGACGGACTCACCCTCATCAACACAATGCCTGCAGCGGTTGTAGATGTCAAGTCAAGGAACATACCCATAAAAGGGGGGCTGTCAGGGCCCATTTTGAAGCCCATCGCACTGAGGGCAGTATACGAATGCTCAAAGGCGGTTCCCATACCAATTATCGGTGCAGGCGGTATTATGAACACGGAGGATGCCATATCCTTCTTTATGGCCGGCGCGAGGGCGATCCAGATAGGCACCGCAACATTTGTTGATCCGTATGCAATACCAAAGATTATCAGAGGAATCGACGAATATCTGGATGCTCACGGGTGTTCGGGTATCGGGGATATTGTAGGAATTGCACGTGATCAATAG
- a CDS encoding dihydroorotate dehydrogenase electron transfer subunit has protein sequence MDDIEATIIQNKHIVSNYYTLKLRLSGSMGRVLPGQFVMLKIPGNEVFLRRPFSVYAYSNNTLTLMYRVVGKGTEILSKCPKNERTLVLGPLGNAFRIRKTDKYIVVAGGIGIAGVHTLIKRLGKKASIFYGCTNKEELSLINDMLHLNPMVSTLDGSCGFEGNVIALLGSYIESTKGEDRQIFVCGPAGMARNLRKLIEKDRTPCQVLVEERMACGLGLCFGCVIKTIDEKEPYKRACKEGPVFDLWEILL, from the coding sequence ATGGATGATATAGAAGCAACGATCATACAGAATAAACACATTGTATCAAATTACTACACGCTTAAACTGCGGCTATCCGGGTCCATGGGCAGGGTATTGCCCGGTCAGTTTGTTATGCTTAAAATTCCCGGCAACGAGGTGTTTCTCAGGCGACCCTTCAGCGTCTATGCATACAGCAATAATACCCTTACACTTATGTACAGGGTAGTGGGTAAAGGGACAGAGATTCTGAGCAAATGCCCGAAAAATGAAAGGACACTCGTTCTTGGCCCCCTGGGGAATGCCTTTCGTATCAGAAAAACAGATAAATATATAGTGGTTGCCGGTGGTATAGGTATTGCCGGTGTCCATACACTCATTAAAAGGCTGGGGAAGAAGGCATCCATATTTTACGGGTGCACGAACAAAGAGGAACTATCACTGATAAACGATATGCTGCATTTAAATCCCATGGTCTCCACTTTGGACGGCTCATGCGGATTTGAGGGGAATGTTATAGCATTGCTTGGGAGCTACATCGAATCAACAAAAGGTGAAGATCGTCAGATATTCGTCTGCGGTCCCGCTGGCATGGCGAGAAACCTCCGAAAGCTGATAGAAAAGGACAGAACACCATGTCAGGTCCTTGTTGAAGAGAGAATGGCCTGCGGGCTTGGTCTGTGTTTTGGCTGTGTGATTAAAACTATCGACGAAAAAGAACCCTATAAGAGGGCATGTAAAGAGGGGCCTGTATTCGATTTATGGGAAATCTTACTGTAG
- the rimI gene encoding ribosomal protein S18-alanine N-acetyltransferase translates to MKDGMKQLRIAPVHQDARGTGGDFGLRTEKDNAAATYAEDMVREMREDDLIDILEIEKRSFISPWTRRMFEETIESPISTNSVIEINSEILGYIMLYSVEDEAHIMNLAVHPDHRGRGYASKLITHTVSHVVRRNISEFFLEVRESNINAQRLYTKFGFKIIGKRKRYYTETNEDALVMHLSFSK, encoded by the coding sequence ATGAAAGACGGAATGAAACAATTGCGGATTGCGCCTGTCCACCAAGACGCTCGCGGCACAGGTGGGGATTTCGGATTGCGGACGGAAAAAGATAATGCCGCAGCAACATATGCCGAAGACATGGTAAGGGAAATGAGGGAAGATGACCTGATAGATATCCTGGAGATAGAGAAGCGGTCATTCATCTCTCCATGGACGAGGAGGATGTTTGAAGAAACCATAGAATCCCCCATCTCGACAAACTCAGTAATAGAAATAAATAGTGAAATCCTTGGCTATATTATGCTCTATTCTGTGGAGGATGAGGCGCATATAATGAATCTTGCAGTGCACCCCGATCACAGGGGAAGAGGATACGCTTCAAAATTGATAACCCATACGGTTTCGCATGTTGTCAGGAGAAACATTTCTGAGTTTTTCCTCGAAGTGAGGGAGAGTAATATAAATGCTCAGCGTTTATACACAAAATTCGGGTTCAAGATTATAGGCAAAAGGAAAAGATACTATACGGAGACGAATGAGGATGCACTGGTAATGCACCTGTCATTCAGTAAATAA
- a CDS encoding molybdenum cofactor guanylyltransferase encodes MNMDNLQICSFTQRIKNDTFPIMNITCAILAGGYSTRIGQDKATLEINGKALIHYVFDKAKNVFQNIVIVSNNHSALKGIHVPVIKDIVPARGSMAGIVSALMYSHDPYVFVCACDMPFIHENAIYYMMNEMNGEDIIIPKTEKGYEPLHALYGRSCISHMLTAIERDRLKIAEIFPVLTVKVLNDHTSFYNNGRSVFTNINTAADLEILRK; translated from the coding sequence ATGAACATGGATAACCTCCAAATCTGTTCCTTTACTCAAAGGATAAAAAATGATACATTCCCGATAATGAATATCACCTGTGCTATACTTGCAGGAGGGTACAGTACACGAATAGGGCAGGACAAGGCAACCCTCGAGATAAACGGTAAGGCGTTGATACATTACGTCTTTGATAAGGCAAAAAATGTCTTTCAGAATATTGTCATTGTCTCTAACAACCACAGTGCGCTTAAAGGTATACATGTACCCGTAATAAAAGACATTGTGCCTGCCCGGGGTTCTATGGCAGGAATCGTATCGGCCTTAATGTATTCGCATGACCCTTATGTGTTTGTGTGTGCCTGTGATATGCCGTTCATCCATGAAAACGCCATTTATTATATGATGAACGAAATGAACGGCGAGGACATCATCATCCCGAAGACAGAAAAAGGGTATGAACCGCTCCACGCTTTATATGGCAGGTCATGTATTTCACATATGCTTACAGCTATTGAACGGGATAGATTAAAGATTGCAGAAATATTCCCTGTTCTTACCGTAAAAGTATTGAATGACCACACGAGTTTCTATAATAACGGGCGCTCTGTGTTCACGAATATAAATACAGCGGCAGATTTAGAGATACTGAGGAAGTAA
- a CDS encoding TRAP transporter small permease — MAGLFWFTEKLSKLMNVIAYTALTFIMLLTVADVVLRFFGHPIVGTFEIVGLGGAVAIGFGIPLTSWLRAHIYVDFIIQKFPNWGKNAMNILTRVVSIALFIIIGYNLFIYATDLYKSGEVSLTRQIPFYPIAYGMGVCCFIQCLVLVTDIVKVIGGQYE; from the coding sequence ATGGCAGGTTTATTTTGGTTTACTGAAAAGCTTAGCAAACTGATGAATGTCATTGCTTACACTGCTTTGACCTTTATTATGCTGCTTACCGTGGCAGATGTTGTCCTGAGATTCTTTGGTCATCCCATCGTCGGGACATTCGAGATTGTCGGGCTTGGAGGTGCGGTAGCGATCGGCTTCGGTATCCCTCTCACCTCTTGGTTGAGGGCCCACATCTATGTTGATTTCATTATTCAGAAGTTCCCCAACTGGGGAAAGAACGCTATGAATATTCTGACACGAGTTGTCAGCATAGCCCTTTTTATCATCATCGGCTACAATCTGTTCATCTATGCAACAGACCTCTACAAATCCGGTGAGGTTTCCTTAACCAGGCAGATTCCGTTCTACCCTATAGCATATGGTATGGGTGTTTGTTGCTTTATTCAATGCCTTGTGCTCGTCACCGACATCGTCAAGGTCATTGGAGGTCAATATGAATGA
- a CDS encoding TRAP transporter large permease, with the protein MNEVTVGIIGLAIVLIMFLTGIELAFAMILMGFLGFGYLISWNAAFNLLAKDFYDVLNSYSFTVIPLFVLMGQVAFNSGIAKRLFDSAHKFIGHIPGGLAMATVGGATVFKAICGSSPATAATFAFVAVPEMDRYGYDKRLSTGIVATVGTLGILLPPSVTLIIYGIITDQSIGRLFLAGIFPGLLIALFFIGVIYGWCKINPAIGPKSEKSTWGERFRTLPDVIMVMVIFFLIIGGILGGIFTPTEAGSVGTFLVLLLAFSKRDMNFKGYIKSAGESIRTACMVIMLIAGSTVLGHFIAVTKIPMITADWIVGLQMPSWIIVILISLIYLIGGSFIDDLAFMILATPIFYPAITQLGYNPLWFGILAAVTVMIGVVVPPMAICVFVVKQITKTPFNVIYAGVYPFLISLVVGGILIFLFPGIATWLPNLLMPG; encoded by the coding sequence ATGAATGAGGTAACAGTTGGCATCATAGGGTTAGCGATTGTACTTATTATGTTTCTTACAGGTATAGAGCTGGCCTTTGCCATGATTCTAATGGGTTTTCTCGGTTTCGGCTACCTTATATCGTGGAATGCAGCATTCAATCTTCTTGCCAAAGATTTTTATGACGTTCTCAACTCTTATAGCTTTACCGTTATCCCCCTCTTTGTCCTGATGGGCCAGGTGGCATTCAACTCCGGTATTGCAAAAAGACTTTTTGACTCAGCGCATAAATTTATCGGCCACATCCCCGGAGGCCTTGCCATGGCAACGGTCGGCGGCGCTACAGTTTTTAAGGCTATCTGCGGCTCCTCGCCTGCAACAGCAGCGACGTTTGCCTTTGTTGCCGTCCCTGAAATGGACCGCTACGGGTACGATAAGAGACTTTCTACGGGTATTGTTGCAACCGTTGGTACACTTGGCATACTCCTTCCGCCGAGCGTTACCCTTATCATCTATGGCATCATCACAGACCAGTCGATCGGCCGGCTCTTTCTCGCGGGCATCTTTCCCGGCTTGCTCATTGCCCTCTTCTTCATAGGTGTTATTTATGGCTGGTGTAAAATAAATCCTGCAATAGGCCCGAAAAGTGAAAAATCTACCTGGGGTGAGCGCTTCAGAACGCTGCCGGATGTAATAATGGTCATGGTTATCTTTTTCCTGATTATCGGGGGGATTCTTGGTGGCATTTTCACCCCTACAGAGGCCGGCAGCGTCGGTACGTTCCTTGTTTTGCTGCTTGCATTTTCTAAAAGAGATATGAACTTTAAGGGATACATCAAGTCTGCAGGGGAATCTATCCGAACGGCCTGCATGGTCATTATGCTCATTGCCGGCTCTACCGTTCTCGGCCATTTTATCGCCGTTACAAAAATACCCATGATCACTGCAGACTGGATCGTCGGTCTCCAGATGCCCTCATGGATCATCGTTATACTCATCTCACTGATTTACCTTATCGGCGGTTCCTTTATCGACGATCTTGCATTCATGATCCTCGCAACACCGATCTTCTACCCTGCCATTACTCAACTTGGTTACAACCCCCTCTGGTTCGGGATCCTGGCTGCCGTCACTGTTATGATAGGCGTTGTCGTTCCGCCTATGGCCATATGCGTCTTTGTCGTCAAGCAGATTACCAAGACCCCCTTCAATGTTATCTATGCCGGTGTATACCCGTTTTTAATCAGTCTTGTTGTTGGCGGCATTCTTATCTTTCTGTTCCCGGGCATTGCAACGTGGTTGCCAAACTTGTTGATGCCGGGCTGA